The DNA region TTACTTAGATAGGGCTTGACTGCCTTACCTTCTATTATATTAGTAAAGGGCCTTTAGGCTTGACTTtactaatctttttttatttttttgaaactggtaaataTGGCTTGACTTTACTAATATAATATCAAGTAAAGGGGcatgtatcttttttttttttgtaaagaaaGAAGGCCACTTCACGAGCCACTACTAATAACTGAAAAGGTTCACAACGAGTTCAACCTATAGCGAAAAAGGTTACGTTTCCGCCGGAGGGGTTTGTCTTCATGGAAAAAATATTCACTAGACCTTCATTCACTTGTCTTGCTACTTCAGAAATGTTTAGCAACCTTGTTCAATGTTTCTTTATCTGTGATCAATTGTACGGTGAAGGCAGGCCCATTTCCTTCAACTATAGTTAAAAAAAAGGACAgctcggtgcactaagctcccactatgcgcggggtccggggaagagccggatcacaagggtctattgtacgcagcctcaCCCTGCATTTCTccaagaggctgtttccatggCTGGTACCCGTGACCTCCTGATCACATGGCAGCAATTTTACCAGTTatgccaaggctccccttccCTTCAACTATAGTTACATACAAATAATTAAAGGAACACATGCATGCACACACACTAAGTTCGAATCTGATTGTCACATTGAAGTTTGCGGCTGCAGTTGGTACCCAATACTCACTGGCTCAATCCACCTGTGTTTGCCTACCTTCTTTGCAAGAATAACCACACTCTTTGTTCCAGTTTCTAGTGTAAAACAGCACATTTCACTTGAGAAATTACATCTAGTCTACCATTTTCTAAACCAAGTACTATATCTAAAAATCTCAGCATACATTAACTTGCGCTATCACTAACTAATCTTATCATCAAAGGCCCTACAAAATTTCTTCACAAGCTAATAAGGACCAAATACTTTTTTCTCTATAAAGTGGAATATACTTGGGAATACATAAACTGAaaggcgaaaaaaaaaaaaaaaaaaagagcaactcAGGAAATGAGGGTGTTTTTAAATACCCAAGACAAGTCAATAGCCCAGCTTTCAGTGTGAACAAGACTGTGTACAATGGCTTGTCTACTCTGCAAGCTTCCTGCTTTTCCAAGCTTTGGCATGAGACTTGGCGACACCAGCTTGACCTGTTCATCATTATTAGCATTTCCCATAAAATTTAACATACAAGAATAGTAAAACAAGCATTTGGGTCTCTTGGGCATTTCATTTAACATGTGATAGACACAGGAAACAAGAATTTGAGGGGGATTCGAGTTGATTTCTCATATGGTTACTGaactaatagttattatctcagaAAGTCACTTTTTTTGAGGGGGTTGCTTTCTCAGATGGTCACTCACCTAATAGTTATTAGGTCAGAAAGTCAATCTTTCTTGATTTCAATTTCCTTCAACAAAAAAAGTGACTTtctgagataataactattagttCAGTAACCATATGAGAAATCAACTCGAATTTGAGGTGTCGCCAGCTTTACCTGTTCATCATTATTAGAAATGTCCCAGAAAACTTAACATACAAGAATAGTAAAACAAGCATTTGGGTCTCTTGGGCATTTCATCGAACAGGTATTAGACATAGGAAACAAGAATTTGGGCTAAGCAAAATACATTTCTCGCTTCACCTGTTCATCATTATTAACATTTCCCAGAAAACTTAACACACAAGAATAGTAAAGCAAGCATTTTAGTCTCTTGGACATTTCATCGAACAGGTGGTAGACATAAGAATATGAGCTAAGCAAAAAAAACATATCTCTCCGGCATTTCATCGAACAAGTGATAGACATAACAAACAAGAATAATGAATCATTACATTTGTAAGACGAGCTGGGCGATCAGGAACAGGGAGGTCTTGAGAAGGATTATAAGGCTGAGAAATGAGACCTTGCAGCCATTTGTTTGCTACTTGGTCACCAATACGAGCCTTCTCAACAGGGTCAGCTGTGTTTAGAATTCTGAGTGCCGCTTCAACGAGAGTCTCTTCTGTGCTCATCACTCCTTATTCTTCTTGTTTGGTGTGTGATTATGATTATCAAAGGGAGAATTTACCAAGAGATGAATTTTCTCCTGCGATGAAATAACTTTCAATAGGGACGAATTTACATacaccaaaaaataaaataagataaaaaattGTCAAGTCAACAGCTAAGAAAAAGAGTTTACAAACAACATTCAAATATGTCATCCAACTATGCCTTAGCTTATTTATGTCATCAATTATGTGATCGAACggtaggaaatgactcatttatgttaTCAAACTATAGAAAGTGATTCATTTATGCTAGTCATCAATAGTTTAACTCATATTGTATGGTGTTGTAATTGTACGACATTATTTTGATGAGCACAATTACATAATGTTAGATCAATATTCCAAGAAGAAACCTGTAATAAAAGTAGGGTATAAGATAGAGATACTataaaaatatatgataaagaataaaatatgattattagATAATAAATACAGGCAAAATGAGAATAAATAAATAAGGTAACACGCAATAACATCAAATCGGTTGTTATATAAAATAAGATTTTTCGTCGTTACGTAACGATGGATTTAATAACATGATGCtataaaatttaagtaacaatcaaaataaatattgtatttaAATTAACAACAAAATACAATataataggtaacaaccatccaaaaaGACCACTCATAAAATAATTCCAAATTGATTTTCTAGCGTCAAATGCTTGTGTATAGCAATTTATAAGAGAGGAAATCTTCTTCAATTTTAATTGAATTGAGTTATGCTAgcttgtttgaccaagcttttgggaactcaaatctattttttaaaaatatttattttagaaAATTAAGATGCTTGGCCAAATTTTTAGAGaaatataaatgttttccaagagtAGCAGAAATTGATTTTAGCAGCTAAAATATAGCTTTggttaaaaatataaatttaatatACTTTTCAATTTGTTACGACATAGGGGAATATCTCCAAATAAATCCTTCACCAAATACCAATTTACGACAAAACTACGGCTACAATATTTCGAACCCCATTTGAGAGCTATTGAGTAGGGTTTAACAGTGTATGTTGGGGTTTTAGAGACGATGATGATGGCAACTCAACATCGACTCCTCGATTTCGTTAAAACTGTtcttcttaaaatattcgtttccCCTTATGCAACTGTAATTTATTCTTCTCTACTCGCATTAATTAATATGCTTTCTTTGTAATGTTACTTCGTCTATGTATATGCAAAAATTCTTATACATTGTATTatgtgtgtattttttttttttttgttttggacaCATATATATAGGTTTGTGAAATGTATTGTGGAAAAGTAGCTGATGTGGAGAAATGGGATGAAGCTCAAATTGGTCACTACATTGGCATTGGTATCATCACTATTACTTTTCTCTTtaattatcttcttctttttctttttaactcTGGTGTTTGAGCCAGCTTGTGGACTAATTCCGCCAGTACTTGCTATCTCCCACCTTAGGCGGCCGAGACACAGAGGTGCAAGGGTTCAAGTTGAAAAATTGTACTATACTTCCTCCGTCTCGTAATAAGTATCACCTTACCAAAAAAAATCTTTGTCTCATAATAAATGTCAccttaccccctgtttggatggtggtttcccgtggttcattaatgtatggttttctatgaaaccatgtttatttccattgttcttaaaattatgtggtatggtgttgtaaacctgTGATTCATCCTATGGTtatatataaccatgaaaagtcccaacACATAAATTGGCTCCAATTCTATCCTTAGACAAAAAATGGTAAGTTAAATAATAATGATTGGAAAAttcacatagtaacttggtattgttggattttcaatgtcaaaaggtttactacTTGTGCATGTTCTCATCAAGAGGGAAAAAGTTTTTGGTAaatttcacattgcattattggtttTTTAATAGGcgtgtttttggctaaggtgacatttattatgggacggagggagtataaaatagaaaaaaaatcttttcttttttttgcatATATAAATAAGTTGTTGAATTCTAGGTAgatgtaaggtctgcgtacacccaccctccccagactccacttgtgagattataccatatgttattgttgttgttgttgtattggttGTTGAATTTCTTGGCATAAGATCTTTTTTTTGAATTCCCTTGTTTGAATATTTACCGGATAACTCTGTCAACCAAGGCTTGAACATATGGGGATAAATCACctattgtttttttttccttcattggGGAGCTATTTTCTGCTTTTATGAGATACAAATTACATACACATAGTGTATATATGcattcggaaacaacctctctatcttctgagatgggggtaaggtctgcgtacactttaccctccccagaaccCACACcgtgggatttcactaggtatgttgttgttgttatagtgtATATATGcacaaacacacacatatatatatgtacatatataatcATACGTAGTATCTATTAATATAATTTTGTGTGGCACTCTTCCTTTTTCGTGATTCCAAAAAGATCGACACATTTCTGTAATTAGGACTCTTTAGTTTTATCATTTTCATTTTACATAATATGTTTAGGAACAAGATTTTAAAGGTACTTTTGgcatatcatatcacatatatatacgtatagcTTATGCATCAAAAaactttctttcttaaattccatATGCAATCAAATACCCTCATATAAAATGAACCTGCGAGTAATGCATTGATACACACTGTTTGTAGCTTAAAATTTGAAAATTGTGTTGAATAGATGTGGCAACATCGGGGGTCAATGAAGTGAAGGAAGCGTGGGAGAGTCAGCGGAAGGCTTACACATCTGAGTTCATTGAGCTTGACCCTTGTATTGTGAGTCCAACAACTGTTTTTTTTGGGACATAATTTATTGTGTCTATGCTAATTGAACTATATGAATCCAGTTTTCTGTTGTTTTCATTATCAGATTCTGTTTGGCAGTTGGTCTCTGCTTTGTATTTTACTCTTTTTATCAACTTTTGTTGTCTGTTTAATAGCCAAGAGCATTGTAATCTACCTCACCTCCAAGGTTGAAATGAATTTTCCTGTAAAAGATTGAATCTTCATTCCCTGCCCACTTTACTGATATAGTTTGAATTTCAAGTAGTTAATGTGCAAGTACCAATTTGGTTTCTTGCCCTTCCTTCTGTTTTGCCAGGCATCTTGTTTTAGGGCTTTAATTCTTCTTATTCTTTTCCTTAATTGTGTGATTGGTTGCTTTTCAGAAACACAGAACAGATTGTTGTTGAGAATTGTTTTCTCCATTTGATATTGCTTTTGTTGTGGGATGTCATTAACAGAAAGGAGTTGTACGGATGTTTATCGAGTTCTCAGCTTATGAGTTTTGTTGTATGTTTCTTTCTAGCTGACAGTTAATTGCATGAAATACATTTTTTATGTGCAGGAAGATATAGGCTCCTATTGGAAGGACAAGGAGAAACAGGCTGATATTGTTTTCTGCATGCACAATTTACATGTTAGCTGTTCTTATACTGGTGTCTTGTTTATGTTCACTTCTAGCATCTCTTAGTTGCATTAAAATTAATCTGATATTTGCTTGCAGGTGTGCTTTGATAGTGAAGAGAAAGCAAGGAGGCTATTGCATAATGTATCATCTTTGCTTAGACCTGGGGGTTACTTTCTTGGTATTACTCCTGACTCATCTACTATATGGTATGAAACTGAAATCGTACGATTGATTCACATAGTTGTAGTCTATTTTCTTTTCATCTTGCTGAAGTGGGTTGTCTTTTGAATGCTTAAAACTAGCTTTTGTTGTTACCGGTGTTATTAAATGCCATCGATTTGTCACTTAAACTTTAAAGCGATAAAATGAGGCGAAGCAAGGGGTTATTGCTTCATGGATGAAGCCGTGCATTTCAAACAATAACACACAAAGTGATCAAAAAGTAAAACGAGATCTTTAAATCTCAACTTTGAGAAATTGGATTAATGTTTGCCTCTTGTGTATTGGATGTTGATTTTAGTTATTTTAATTGCAATTTGATTATTATAGTACTCAGTTAATGTATGTTTGGCATTTTTTGATTTTCCATAAATTGTGCACTTTACTTCAAAGTAGTGGGCACTTCACTTCTCAATTTTCACTTCAAGACTCATGGACTTTGTCATTTTTTGTGCTTTTCGCTTAGAAACACTGGTTGGCACTTCTTAGGCACCCATAACGGGTTCGAACCCCCTCTTAAAATCCTTTTATCAATATCTTGGTTTCTCCGGTAGTTGGATTATTAAATCCTTTTGTTTCTGTAATTACCTTTATTTATTAGATTCCCATTATTTACGTCTTCTGGATGAAGTATGTCATATAAGTTAGAGGCATAGTCATTTTGTCTCAAGTTTCCGCTTAATCTTGTTTGACCGTTTGCACTCCATTTACCATGTGGTTGTTGTAGGGCAAAGTACCAGAAGAATGTTGAAGCATACCATAATAGGAGTGGTGGGATGAAACCAAGCATAGTTCCTAATTGCATTCGATCAGAAAATTACATGATAACTTTTGAGGTTGAGGAAGAGAAGTATGTAATCCACTTATGTTTGATCTTATTGTGTTCCTCTTTTGAGCCGATTAATTATGTCCCGTTGTGAATTGGATTTCAGGTTTCCTTTCTTTGGCAAGAAGTACCAATTGAAGTTTGCAAGTGACGTCTCTGCTGAAACCCAATGCTTGGTTCATTTTCCAAGCCTGCTCAGGTTCATGCAGCAATATCCTGTATCAAGTTACAATCAGTTTTCTTGTTTTCTGGTACCTTCGCCCCACCCCATATCTCTATCTATATCTCGCTTGAGCCCCCTTCCCTGCAAAGATagaggtaaggtctacgtacatcctactctccccagaccccaccttcgagattacattgggtatgttgttgtcgttgttgaaTAACCAAATCTGTTCTGGTAACGTGAATTTGGGTATTCTATTCCAATTTTTACGAACATAATTGGCTATCCACATGTATTTTTGGTTTGTTTGTGTCTTTTTTGAGTTTCAGTGTCAACATTTGCGTCCTTGCGTTTCCATGATGGGAGGAAATATATtagcttttctttttcttattctgCCAATGTAGATGAATCCGATAATTAACTCGTAAAATCATATTCCTCAGGTTGGCCAGAGAGGCTGGCCTTGAGCCCACGGAGATTCAGAACTTGACAGATTTTTATGATGATAACAGGTAATAGGTTGTAATCTACAACTTTACCATCATGGCTGTTTCATTCGCTTGTTTGCTATCTTAATCTATCATGAAATTTACCTAAATTTTTATCACATCACTGATGAaggtaaaatataattttttttttgatgaagtaagtgGTTGTATTGAAAAGCATCAAGTAGATGCAAGAAAGTTACAGAGAAAAAAGTAGGTGATAACTCcagaacacaaaaaaaaagaagtaagatCTGGGAGTTAAAACCTATAGCAAAAATCAAGGCTGTTAAGCCATTGAGAGGGAACTAATGAAATCTAAAAGGGAAATTGCATCATTTACAGGGGAAAGATTGCTCCAGCTAAAAAGATACAGTAAGCTTTTAGATCTCAGGGAGCAGTTAGGAGTTGAAATCCCTTCATGACACCTGCTGTTTCTTTCCATCCAAATACACCAAAATATACAGGCTGGTGCCATTTGCCAGATTTTCTCAATGGATCTATCCACTTTCCATAGGCTCCAACTAGCAACTGCTTCTTTTAGGGTGAGTGGTGTTGACCAGCTAATACCAAAAACTGCCACAGGGCAATGTAAGAACAAGTGATTCACTGTCTCATCTGTAAGGTGGCACATGAAGCATCTACTAGCTATCTGAATACCCTTCTTCTTGAGATTGTCTTGAGTGAGAGTACCATTTAGAAGAGCTGTCCAAATGAAACATTTGACTTTTGGAGGGAGATTAATCTTCCAGACCAGTTTCCAAGGCCTATGGTCAGTTAAAGCATTTGTCATGTTAAGTCTGCTGTAGCCTTCCTTGACTGTGTAGGATCCTTTGCTTGAACCATTCCATTTGAGACTGTCTGGGATGTGAGGATTTACTGAGCAACCTTCTAGCAGACTGTACAAATTAGTGAGCTCACCTAACTCCCAATCTTGCAAATTCCTTCTGAAGTTTAAGTCCCAAATGTTGCCTTCTCTATTGTTTGCGACTTTTGCATCCGGATCAGTAGCTATTAAGAAAAGCCTAGGATGAGACTCTTTCAATGGAAGATTGAGCAACCacctctctttccagaatttaacCTTGTTACCATTCCCAATCCTGAAAGACACATCTTGGAAGAATTCATCCTTCAAATTGTTAATGTGTTTCCAAGGCCCCACTCCATGTGGAGCGCTGGTTTTCTTGGTGCACCAATTATCTTGTCTCCCATATTTGGAACTGACCACCTCTTTCCATAAAGTTGATGTTCCTTGGTTGAATCTCCACCACCATTTCAAAAGTAGACTCTTGCTGTGTTTGCTTAAATCTCTTATGCCCAATCCTCCTTGATCCTTAGGCAGTATCACTTTTTCCCATTTAACTAAATGAAATTTATGCTCCTCACTGTTCCCTTCCCAAAGAAAGTTTCTCCTCAGTTTATCCAGTTTACTCAACACCTCAGAAGGCATTGGTATAAGGGACATCATATAAGTAGGGATGCTGTCTAAAACACTATTATTGAGTGTTAATCTTCCTCCCATGGATAAGTACTGCATTTTCCAGTTCCCTAGCCTTTTCTCCATCTTTTCTATAACTCCATTCCATACTTCTTCTGCTTTGAATTTTGCTCCTAGAGGCAGACCTGGATAAGTTGTTGGAAAGGAGCCTATTTCACACGCCATTATATCTGCCAATTCATCCAGATTAGGCACTGCATTCACCGGATAAATCTTACTCTTCAACATATTGATATGGAGACCCGAGACGATTTCAAATAGCATGATAGTTAAGTTTGGATATTGCACTTGGATCTTTTCTGCCCCACAAAATATTAAAGTGTCATCTGCATAGAGCAGATGAGAGACACTGATAGAGTGATTTGGCCTGCTTTCCACCTTGAACCCTTCAATCCAGTGATTGAGAATTGCTTTATCCAACATCTTACTCAGACCTTCCATTGCTAGTAAGAATAAGAAAGGGGAAAGAGGGTCCCCTTGTCTTATTCCTTTCTGAGGGGAAAAAAAAACAACTGGTGCCCTGTTAACCAATATAGAGTACTTGACAGTGGTGAGGCTAAATTTAATCCATTTGATCCACCTGCTCCCAAATCCCATTTGACTCAATAAGGACAACAAGTAGGACCAGTTAACTTAATCAAATGCCTTCTCCACATCCAGCTTGCACATCACCCCAGGGAGTCCACTTTTGAGCCTTCCATCAAGCAATTCATTGGCAATTAAGGAAGCATCTGTAATCTGTCTATTTTTCAAGAAAGCATTTTGTTCCCCTGACACAAGCTTCCAGATCACTGTTTTAAGTCTTTCAGCTAATACTTTGGCCAGTATCTTGTAGACACTACCGATCAGACTAATGGGCCTGAAGTCTTTGAGATTCTGAGTTCCTTTCTTCTGAAGCTAAACTATTAGATCTTATAGTTTATTGGGTAGGGTAACTATGCACTTCATGGCGACTCTTTATGTTAAAAATTTAGTTTATACGTGCCTTGCATAGCACTCAGGTGGATGCAATATTGGGTGGGGAACCTAACTTCAAATCAAATTTCTTTATGATGTGAAGTGTTCTGTACTTGTCCCGGGACCCcgcacatagcgggagcttagtgcaccaagCTGCCCTTTTTTTGTGAAGTTTTCTGTACTTGCTCACCAAGTATACCATAAGTATTTCCTAGTAAGTGCGGAAGGAAATGGTTACCCATCACTTATTGCATACTTGTTTTTTTGCTAATTTTAACTATTGCTTCCTTTCTTTTGGTTTTTGTTAAATTACTCTTCCTTTTAGAAGGTTATATGAGGGTTATTGGCTGGATGGGAATAACTGAGCAAACAGTGGATAAACTATTATGCAGCCTGGTATTAGTGCTTGAATTAAGCATTACCATACCACAATTTTTATCGTTTCCAGCAGAAATAAGTGATAATTTGATAAAATTGCTTCATTTTTAGCCTTTTCAGTTCCGTTTTCTTATATTATTAGTAGTGTCTGTTTATTTAGACCATTCTTAAGGCTCCATCAATTAAATTCTTCTCTTGTAATACATTCTTCTGATAAACTGCTTCTATCAGAGCAGCTGATTCTTCCTTTATTTTACTCCATTCATAGAGCACAATTTCTTGGAATGCTACAAGATGCTGGTCACAACTTTATTGATCCCAGGGGCAGACTCCTTCCCAGATCCTATGATGTTTTAGGTAATCAGTCTATTCACTGCATTTACCATTCACTAAAAGCTGGTCACATATTGCAACATTTTTCACTCATACCCCATCGTTATGGTATTTTTCTTATGAAGGTCTATACACCACATTCATATTTCAAAAGCCTGATCCAGATATTGCACCTCCACTTACTACTCCATTTTTGCCTGTTGGAAGCCACAATCTTGATGAGGTAAGTTTTCTACATAATTTGTAGTTGGAAATAAACGATCCCATCGAGTTATTATTTGACTCTTTAGATTAGCAGCATCCTGGTTAAAAGAAAGTATCTATAGAAGTGGTTCTTTTGCTACTTTGTATTGCCACCCTTGCGATGTTATTCCTAGTGATCTAGTGTATGTCTAAAGTTCGGGCTCCTCGTGATCCAGATGGAATGGCAAGTCATTTTGTGGGATGAAGAGGAGAAGAATGGACAGACCGATTCATCTATTGGGTTGGGCAAGATAACTGAGCAAAAAGGGATTTTAGGTCCTGGTCCTGCAGAATTACGTTTCCCTGAAGCTATTTGATGTGATTGTGGACATTGGATGGCGGTTGGAAGGATAACGTGCAGAGGCAGATCCAGGGTCCATTTTTAAGATTCTCAGCATTGATTTCATTGTACTGTTAAAATTATAAGTTCAGTTCTAAGTTCTAATATTTGTTGAGATTTTAGTAGGTGAACATATATATTTGTACTCCGTATCAAAAGTTATGGGTTCAGATGAACCCGTAGCCAAAAGGCTACATCCACCCCTGGGACATGGCGGAAGTCGTGAGTTCGCACTCATTTCATCCCAATTCATTTTTGCTCTACCAGGGATAGACATATTGGTTTGCTGAATGGCAAGATGTGTATCAGTGTATCAATTTGTTGCATCATGGATAGACATTTTGGTTAGTGGATAGGCTTGATGTATATAGATCCCTATGGGAACTAGACCGTATCAATGTAATTAACAATTGAAGATTCATCTCCACTGGCTTGACAAAAATTGATCTGCTCCCTACTTTCTATGTGGACAAATATAGGCCTTATAGTTTTTTTAGCAATCATGTATTGGCAGATGACAAGTGGTCTCCAAGTTGGCAGTTTCTGACTCAGATTATATTTCTTATTTGTTGATTTGACAGGTATGTTTCTAAACCTGCTCATGTTGAAGCTTCGATTTTTACCAGCCAGATATTTGCTCTTAGTTCTGGTCTTCTGGATGAgtaaacacacacaaaaaaaat from Lycium barbarum isolate Lr01 chromosome 10, ASM1917538v2, whole genome shotgun sequence includes:
- the LOC132614730 gene encoding mRNA cap guanine-N7 methyltransferase 2 isoform X1 codes for the protein MMMATQHRLLDFVKTVLLKIFVSPYATVCEMYCGKVADVEKWDEAQIGHYIGIDVATSGVNEVKEAWESQRKAYTSEFIELDPCIEDIGSYWKDKEKQADIVFCMHNLHVCFDSEEKARRLLHNVSSLLRPGGYFLGITPDSSTIWAKYQKNVEAYHNRSGGMKPSIVPNCIRSENYMITFEVEEEKFPFFGKKYQLKFASDVSAETQCLVHFPSLLRLAREAGLEPTEIQNLTDFYDDNRAQFLGMLQDAGHNFIDPRGRLLPRSYDVLGLYTTFIFQKPDPDIAPPLTTPFLPVGSHNLDEMEWQVILWDEEEKNGQTDSSIGLGKITEQKGILGPGPAELRFPEAI
- the LOC132614730 gene encoding mRNA cap guanine-N7 methyltransferase 2 isoform X2 is translated as MWRNGMKLKLVTTLALEDIGSYWKDKEKQADIVFCMHNLHVCFDSEEKARRLLHNVSSLLRPGGYFLGITPDSSTIWAKYQKNVEAYHNRSGGMKPSIVPNCIRSENYMITFEVEEEKFPFFGKKYQLKFASDVSAETQCLVHFPSLLRLAREAGLEPTEIQNLTDFYDDNRAQFLGMLQDAGHNFIDPRGRLLPRSYDVLGLYTTFIFQKPDPDIAPPLTTPFLPVGSHNLDEMEWQVILWDEEEKNGQTDSSIGLGKITEQKGILGPGPAELRFPEAI